A portion of the Nitratidesulfovibrio termitidis HI1 genome contains these proteins:
- the glyS gene encoding glycine--tRNA ligase subunit beta produces MSQFVLEIGFEELPSRFLPGLERELVERFARALDDDGVEHESIRVLTTPRRAAVLIEGINPVQREAEEVVPGPPVRVAFDAEGKPTKAAEGFARTQGVDMADIFTLSTDKGEYIAVRKRTGGANAADLIATACPAIVAALPFPKRMRWGSGDFTFGRPLRWLLALFDDAVVPFEVGNVVSGGVTWGHRIHGAGPLVVKSADDYLNVVIEKGGVTPDPAERRAMILAGGNAAAEAAGGRILWKESLLDEVQGLAEHPVPLLGDIDPSFLELPREVLLTSMESHQKSFGVEGPDGALLPHFLTVLNLTPLDTALVKKGWERVLRARLEDGRFFWKTDLASSFDAWLAELDNVIFLGPLGSMGDKTRRLEKLCAWLAACVVEGGGVADEPACARAGRLSKADLVSEMVGEFDTLQGIMGGIYARRMGEPETVAAALAEQYLPAGPDSPVPATLAGALLSIADKADTMAGCFGLGMIPTGAADPYALRRCALGIARIVLEHGLRIDVRELFSTALALYGERAWKLAPADALVKLEEFFMARLKNHFMAAGHETLLVEAALAADTPEGAGIDVRAAGARLAALSDFSRREDFASAVLTFKRAANIIRKQGQEGGAVLDGAYSHALLAEDAEKALAARLEEVAPRFDALWAADDFASLFGLLGELRPAVDAFFDGVMVMCDDATVRANRLNLLKALTLRLGRLADFGALQM; encoded by the coding sequence ATGTCGCAATTCGTGCTTGAAATAGGTTTCGAGGAACTGCCCTCCCGCTTCCTGCCCGGACTGGAGCGGGAACTGGTGGAACGCTTCGCCCGTGCGCTGGACGACGACGGCGTGGAGCATGAGTCCATCCGGGTGCTGACCACCCCCCGCCGCGCCGCCGTGCTCATCGAGGGCATCAACCCCGTGCAGCGCGAGGCGGAAGAAGTGGTGCCCGGCCCGCCCGTGCGCGTGGCCTTTGATGCGGAAGGCAAGCCCACCAAGGCGGCGGAAGGCTTTGCCCGCACCCAGGGCGTGGACATGGCCGACATTTTCACCCTGTCCACGGACAAGGGCGAATACATCGCCGTGCGCAAGCGTACCGGCGGGGCCAATGCGGCGGACCTCATTGCCACCGCCTGCCCGGCCATCGTGGCCGCGCTGCCGTTCCCCAAGCGCATGCGTTGGGGCAGCGGCGACTTCACCTTCGGTCGCCCGCTGCGCTGGCTGCTGGCCCTGTTTGACGACGCGGTGGTGCCCTTCGAGGTGGGCAACGTGGTTTCCGGCGGGGTCACCTGGGGCCATCGCATCCACGGGGCCGGACCGCTGGTGGTGAAATCCGCCGATGACTACCTGAACGTGGTCATCGAAAAGGGCGGCGTCACGCCCGACCCGGCGGAACGCCGCGCCATGATCCTTGCGGGCGGCAACGCCGCCGCAGAGGCGGCTGGCGGGCGCATTCTGTGGAAGGAAAGCCTGCTGGACGAAGTGCAGGGCCTTGCCGAGCACCCGGTGCCGCTGCTGGGCGACATCGATCCTTCTTTTCTCGAACTGCCGCGCGAAGTGCTGCTGACCAGCATGGAAAGCCACCAGAAGAGCTTTGGCGTGGAAGGGCCGGACGGCGCGCTGCTGCCGCACTTCCTGACCGTGCTGAACCTCACCCCGCTGGATACCGCGCTGGTCAAGAAGGGCTGGGAACGCGTGCTGCGCGCCCGGCTGGAGGATGGCCGCTTCTTCTGGAAGACCGACCTTGCCTCCAGCTTCGACGCCTGGCTGGCCGAACTGGACAACGTGATCTTTCTGGGGCCGTTGGGTTCCATGGGCGACAAGACCCGCCGCCTGGAAAAGCTGTGCGCCTGGCTGGCGGCCTGTGTGGTCGAGGGCGGCGGCGTTGCCGACGAGCCGGCCTGCGCCCGCGCCGGTCGCCTGTCCAAGGCCGACCTGGTATCCGAGATGGTGGGCGAATTCGACACCCTGCAAGGCATCATGGGCGGCATCTACGCCCGCCGCATGGGCGAGCCGGAAACCGTGGCCGCCGCCCTGGCCGAGCAGTACCTGCCCGCCGGGCCGGACAGCCCGGTGCCCGCAACGCTGGCCGGTGCGCTGCTGTCCATTGCCGACAAGGCGGACACCATGGCCGGGTGTTTCGGCCTGGGCATGATTCCCACCGGCGCGGCGGACCCGTATGCCCTGCGCCGCTGCGCTCTTGGCATTGCCCGCATCGTGCTGGAGCACGGCCTGCGCATCGACGTGCGCGAACTGTTCAGCACGGCGCTTGCGCTGTACGGCGAGCGCGCGTGGAAGCTGGCCCCGGCGGACGCACTTGTGAAGCTGGAAGAATTCTTCATGGCCCGGCTCAAGAACCACTTCATGGCCGCCGGGCATGAAACCCTGCTGGTGGAAGCGGCCCTGGCCGCCGACACGCCCGAGGGCGCGGGCATCGACGTGCGCGCCGCCGGGGCGCGTCTGGCCGCCCTGTCCGACTTCAGCCGCCGCGAGGACTTTGCCAGCGCGGTGCTGACCTTCAAGCGCGCGGCCAACATCATCCGCAAGCAGGGGCAAGAGGGCGGCGCCGTGCTCGACGGCGCGTACAGCCACGCCTTGCTGGCCGAGGACGCGGAAAAGGCCCTGGCCGCCCGGCTGGAAGAAGTGGCCCCGCGCTTCGACGCCCTGTGGGCGGCGGACGATTTTGCCAGCCTGTTCGGCTTGCTGGGTGAGCTGCGCCCGGCGGTGGATGCCTTCTTCGACGGCGTGATGGTCATGTGCGACGATGCAACCGTGCGCGCCAACCGCCTGAACCTGCTCAAGGCGCTGACGTTGCGGCTGGGCCGCCTGGCCGACTTCGGCGCGTTGCAGATGTAG
- the rpsT gene encoding 30S ribosomal protein S20, producing the protein MANHKSAIKRHKQSLKRAARNRAAKTRIKNVVKAVRAAVLQKDKDTAAQALTAAMSVLDKAAGKGVIHWKKAARKISRLTKAVGSVE; encoded by the coding sequence TTGGCTAACCACAAGTCTGCCATCAAGCGGCACAAGCAGAGCCTGAAGCGCGCCGCGCGTAACCGCGCCGCCAAGACCAGAATCAAGAACGTGGTGAAGGCCGTGCGTGCCGCCGTCCTGCAGAAGGACAAGGACACCGCCGCCCAGGCCCTGACCGCCGCCATGTCGGTGCTCGACAAGGCCGCCGGCAAGGGCGTCATCCACTGGAAAAAGGCGGCCCGCAAGATTTCCCGCCTGACCAAGGCCGTGGGCTCCGTCGAGTAG
- the trkA gene encoding Trk system potassium transporter TrkA, giving the protein MPIRGNVMAFFRRQPQSEQLKIVIIGAGEVGFHIAGRLSRENKQVVVIDQNPDALRRVTDAMDVQAVPGSGSSPSVLSEAGADEADIILAVTDSDETNIIACLFANAIAPDAVKLARIRNEEYTLYHDALRGDALRISMLINPEVEVVRTIDRILSVPGAVEYGEFADGRIKMAGIRVEEGPLVGQKLMRFREIVGEGAIMVAAIVRDDRLIIPTGADIIRQGDIVYFVYDEGTRPALLASLAREERIIRHVLIVGGGNIGLRLARVFERKGYHTKLVDRDAARCAQLAEQLDTTLVLHGDGTDQALLREENVAGMDVVVAVTGDEETNILSCLLAKSMGAAQTVTRVNKAEYQPLVRAIGIEHSVSPRLSAVNSILHFVRQGKVLSSISVRGDEAEAMEAVAQEHSAIVGKPVSQLDFPSGALLLAVLRGDDVFIPRGDTVIQPQDRIIILSTRQAVSRVEQALMVSLKSF; this is encoded by the coding sequence ATGCCCATACGGGGGAACGTGATGGCCTTTTTCCGGCGTCAGCCGCAGTCCGAACAGCTTAAAATAGTCATCATCGGCGCGGGCGAGGTGGGGTTTCACATTGCCGGGCGATTGTCGCGCGAAAACAAGCAGGTGGTCGTCATTGACCAGAACCCCGACGCCCTGCGCCGCGTGACGGACGCCATGGACGTGCAGGCCGTGCCGGGGTCCGGTTCCAGCCCTTCGGTATTGTCCGAGGCGGGCGCGGACGAGGCGGACATCATTCTGGCCGTCACCGACAGTGACGAGACCAACATCATCGCCTGCCTGTTCGCCAATGCCATCGCACCCGACGCGGTGAAGCTGGCGCGCATCCGCAACGAGGAATACACCCTCTATCACGACGCCCTGCGCGGCGATGCCTTGCGCATCAGCATGCTCATCAACCCGGAAGTCGAGGTGGTGCGCACCATCGACCGCATACTCAGCGTGCCCGGCGCGGTGGAGTACGGCGAATTCGCGGACGGGCGCATCAAGATGGCGGGCATCCGCGTGGAAGAAGGCCCTCTTGTCGGCCAGAAGCTGATGCGCTTTCGCGAGATCGTGGGCGAGGGGGCCATCATGGTGGCCGCCATCGTGCGCGACGACCGCCTGATCATCCCCACCGGGGCCGACATCATCCGGCAGGGCGACATCGTCTACTTCGTGTACGACGAAGGTACGCGTCCGGCCCTGCTGGCCTCCCTCGCTCGAGAGGAGCGCATCATCCGCCACGTGCTCATCGTGGGCGGGGGCAACATCGGCCTGCGTCTGGCCCGGGTGTTCGAGCGCAAGGGGTACCACACCAAACTGGTGGACCGCGACGCCGCGCGCTGCGCCCAGTTGGCCGAACAGCTGGATACCACCCTCGTGCTGCATGGAGACGGCACCGACCAGGCCCTGCTGCGCGAAGAGAACGTGGCGGGCATGGACGTGGTGGTGGCCGTTACCGGCGACGAGGAAACCAACATCCTTTCCTGCCTGCTGGCCAAGTCCATGGGTGCGGCGCAGACCGTGACCCGGGTGAACAAGGCCGAATACCAGCCGCTGGTGCGGGCCATAGGCATCGAACACTCCGTCAGCCCGCGCCTTTCGGCGGTGAACAGCATTCTGCACTTCGTGCGGCAGGGCAAGGTGCTGTCGTCCATTTCCGTGCGGGGTGACGAGGCGGAGGCGATGGAGGCCGTGGCCCAGGAACATTCGGCCATCGTGGGCAAGCCGGTGAGCCAGCTGGACTTTCCGTCCGGCGCGCTGCTGCTG